A genomic segment from Vanacampus margaritifer isolate UIUO_Vmar chromosome 3, RoL_Vmar_1.0, whole genome shotgun sequence encodes:
- the tmem175 gene encoding endosomal/lysosomal proton channel TMEM175 has translation MGRHEGDDHAAEHEQHVSEDAEEEEAVAEHERNASNVSTESLLAVSDDVEEEETPGGTQSSHRLLAYSDALLSIIATVMILPVAHTKMEADEELDENLQLLLGTKMAVYLMTFLIVTVAWAAHIRLFQVIVRIDDTLALLNLACMMLITLLPYTFSLMATFPSHILGILLFCGCVMVIGLIQSLIVLYAFSRPFLLQDQIQVCEDRSVYRHHILKVLLRVPLMCLLAALCSFFCYQLSYALLALVIFLPYISQGVLWCRDKLLGPAEEDPEQDMFYTFLPSEPLSKERVEAFSDGVYAIVATLLILDICEDNVPEPAWVQQRFNGSLVAALRSYGSEYLAYLGSFATVGLLWFAHHSLFLQVSRTTRVMGLLNTLSLAFVGGLPLAFRLTHELPRAALRDERRAVQASCVLVFGAGVFQLATWVAALQGGGRRTLRPAVRYGGPEHVFMLAKLALYPAVALAAFLLTCVLSRFSVTIFHLMEVATPLAFLLLRLMVTIALALLRRLFCPRRGESENGEENMQSSVPFSPLLI, from the exons ATGGGGCGACACGAAGGCGACGACCATGCGGCGGAACATGAGCAGCACGTGAGCgaggatgcagaggaggaagaggcggTGGCGGAGCATGAACGGAACGCCTCCAACGTCTCCACAGAAAGCCTCCTGGCCGTCTCGGACGACGTCGAAGAGGAGGAGACTCCCGGCGGTACGCAATCGTCGCACCGGCTGCTGGCCTACAGCGACGCGCTGCTCTCCATCATCGCCACCGTCATG ATTCTTCCTGTGGCGCACACCAAGATGGAGGCCGACGAG GAGCTCGATGAAAACCTCCAGCTTCTTCTGGGCACCAAGATGGCCGTCTACCTGATGACCTTTCTCATCGTCACTGTGGCCTGGGCGGCGCATATCAG GTTATTCCAGGTGATCGTACGGATCGATGACACTCTGGCCTTGCTTAACCTT GCGTGCATGATGCTGATCACCCTGCTGCCGTACACG TTTTCGCTGATGGCGACCTTTCCCTCGCACATCCTGGGAATTCTTCTGTTCTGCGGCTGCGTGATGGTCATCGGTCTGATCCAG TCGCTGATCGTGTTGTACGCCTTCAGTCGTCCGTTCCTGCTCCAGGATCAGATCCAAGTGTGCGAAGATCGTTCTGTGTACAGACATCACATCCTTAAAGTCCTCCTGAGGGTTCCACTCATGTGCCTCCTTGCTGCACTTTGCTCCTTCTTCTGCTACCAGCTG TCGTACGCGTTGCTGGCTCTGGTCATCTTCCTCCCGTACATCTCCCAGGGCGTCCTGTGGTGTCGAGACAAACTCCTCG GTCCCGCGGAGGAGGATCCGGAGCAGGACATGTTCTACACTTTCCTGCCCAGCGAGCCGCTGAGTAAAGAGCGTGTGGAGGCCTTCAGTGACGGCGTCTACGCCATCGTGGCCACGCTGCTCATCCTGGACATTTG cgaGGACAACGTCCCCGAGCCGGCGTGGGTGCAGCAGCGCTTCAACGGCAGCCTGGTGGCGGCGCTGCGCTCGTACGGGTCCGAGTACCTGGCCTACCTGGGCTCCTTCGCCACCGTGGGCCTGCTGTGGTTCGCGCACCACTCGCTCTTCCTGCAGGTCTCTCGAACCACGCGCGTGATGGGCCTGCTCAACACGCTGTCGCTGGCCTTCGTGGGCGGCCTGCCGCTGGCCTTCCGCCTCACTCACGAGCTGCCGCGCGCCGCGCTCCGCGACGAGCGGCGGGCCGTGCAGGCCAGCTGCGTCCTGGTCTTCGGCGCCGGCGTGTTCCAGCTGGCCACCTGGGTGGCGGCGCTGCAGGGCGGCGGGCGGCGGACGCTGCGGCCGGCCGTGCGCTACGGCGGCCCCGAGCACGTCTTCATGCTGGCCAAGCTGGCGCTGTACCCGGCCGTCGCCCTCGCCGCCTTCCTGCTCACGTGCGTGCTGAGCCGCTTCAGCGTCACCATCTTCCACCTGATGGAGGTCGCCACGCCGCTCGCCTTCCTGCTGCTGCGCTTGATGGTGACAATCGCCCTGGCCCTGCTCAGACGCCTGTTTTGCCCCCGAAGGGGAGAGTCAGAAAATGGCGAGGAAAACATGCAGTCGAGCGTTCCGTTTAGCCCGCTGCTGATCTAG
- the cds1 gene encoding phosphatidate cytidylyltransferase 2 gives MTELRRRGGGGEDVDSADNLSDKEGEGEDDRVVGLHGDMEGECDVDTKADAADAPASTADTDNTPQCLNNALKGLPPRWKNYWIRGVLSLAMISGFSLIIYLGPIALILIVMTVQIKCFQEIITIGYKVYRSYDLPWFRTLSWYFLVCVNYFFYGETLADYFGALVQREEPLQFLSRYHRFISFTVYLAGFCMFVLSLVKKHYRLQFYMFAWTHVTLLIVVTQSHLVIQNLFEGMIWFIVPISIVICNDIGAYLFGFFFGRTPLIKLSPKKTWEGFIGGYFSTVVFGFILSSLLSQFQYFVCPVGLSSESGSLFTEECEPSDLFVLQQYKLPALVRNALPWETVTLYPFQIHSVFLSSFASLIGPFGGFFASGFKRAFKIKDFASTIPGHGGIMDRFDCQYLMATFTHVYIASFIRGPNPSKVLQQLLLLQPEQQLSIFNTLTSHLKDRGLLPPAA, from the exons ATGACGGAGCTCCGACGACGAGGGGGCGGCGGGGAGGACGTGGACAGCGCCGACAACTTGAGCGATAAG GAGGGCGAAGGCGAGGACGACAGGGTGGTGGGCCTGCACGGCGACATGGAGGGCGAGTGCGACGTGGACACCAAGGCGGACGCCGCCGACGCACCGGCGTCCACGGCAGACACCGACAACACGCCGCAGTGTCTCAACAACGCTCTGAAGGGCCTGCCGCCCAG ATGGAAGAACTACTGGATCCGAGGAGTTTTGTCTCTTGCCATGATTTCGGGCTTCTCCCTCATCATCTACTTGGGACCGATCGCTCTCATTCTGATT GTGATGACGGTGCAAATCAAGTGTTTCCAGGAAATCATTACAATCGGCTACAAGGTCTATCGCTCGTACGACTTGCCCTGGTTCAGAACGCTCAGCTG GTACTTCCTGGTGTGCGTCAACTATTTCTTCTACGGCGAAACGCTGGCCGATTACTTTGGCGCGCTGGTGCAGAGAGAGGAGCCGCTGCAGTTCCTGTCTCGCTACCACAGGTTTATCTCCTTCACCGTGTACCTGGCAG gtttCTGCATGTTTGTGCTGAGTTTAGTGAAGAAACATTACCGCCTGCAGTTTTACATG TTTGCGTGGACCCATGTGACGCTGTTGATTGTGGTGACTCAGTCGCACCTTGTCATTCAGAACCTGTTTGAAGGAATGATCTG GTTCATCGTGCCCATCTCCATCGTGATCTGCAACGACATCGGCGCATACCTGTTCGGCTTCTTCTTTGGACGCACGCCACTCATCAAG CTCTCCCCCAAGAAGACGTGGGAGGGATTCATCGGCGGTTACTTCTCCACCGTCGTTTTTGGATTCATT TTGTCGTCGCTGCTGTCCCAGTTCCAGTACTTTGTGTGTCCGGTGGGCCTGAGTAGCGAGAGCGGCAGCTTGTTCACGGAGGAATGCGAGCCGTCCGACTTGTTTGTGCTGCAGCAGTACAAGCTGCCCGCGCTCGTACGCAACGCGCTGCCGTGG GAAACAGTGACATTGTACCCGTTCCAGATCCACAGCGTTTTCCTGTCCTCGTTCGCGTCACTCATCGGCCCTTTTGGCGGCTTCTTCGCCAGCGGCTTCAAGCGAGCCTTCAAGATCAAA GACTTTGCCAGCACCATCCCGGGGCACGGAGGCATCATGGACCGTTTCGACTGTCAGTACCTGATGGCAACCTTCACCCACGTCTACATCGCCAGCTTCATCAG GGGTCCCAATCCCAGCAAAGTCCTGCAGCAGCTGCTGTTGCTGCAGCCGGAGCAGCAACTTAGCATCTTCAACACGCTCACCTCGCACCTGAAGGACCGAGGGTTACTGCCCCCCGCGgcatga